GCGCGGGGTTCCCCGTCAGCGTGCGATCGATCTCGCCGGCCAGCGTGTCCCCGCCGGCTCCGACCCGCGTGAATCGGGCGAGCGTCTTCCCCTCGGTCGCGGCGACCACGACGGAGTCGTTCGCGTCCACGGACCGGACGAACTGGGTCCCCTGCACCGCGGTCACGCTGCGCAGCGCCCGCGCGGGCACGTCGATGGCGAGGACGCCCAGGTTGCCGTCAGCCACGAACGCCGCCGCCCCGTTCCACGCGAGGTCCTCGGCGCGATGGCCGTTGAAGGCGAACTCGGTCAGCGAATCAGGGGCGGCCGCGCCCGCCCGCATGCGATACAGCGTCAGGATCAGCCGCGGGGGCACGTTGCCGCGGGTGCTCGCCACCAGGAAGGAATCGCCGCGCGCGGCCACGGCCCCCACGGTCCGGCCGTCGCCGTAGACGAGCGTGCGCTGCAGCGTGAACCCCGACGCCGGATCCCACGACAGGAACTGGAGCGTGGACCCGCCTCCCGCGACCACGCCCCCGCCCGTGGGCGCGGCAGCGCCCAGCGTCACCGCTCCCAGGTCTCCGACCGATCCCACCGCGACCGGATCGGCCGGATCGGAGGCGTCCACCGCGACCACGCCGCGCGATCCGGCGAAGAGGAAGAGCGTCGATCCCGCGGCCGATGCGCGGGCGACGCTGCCCGACGTGCGGAAGCGTCCGAGGAGCGGCGTCGAGGGCTGGCTCAGGTCGTAGAGATCGGCGCCGCTCCCGGTCGGCACCGCGATCACGCCGGCCCCGATCGTCAGGGCCGGCCCGAACGAGGCCGTCACGGACGAAGGGACGCCGCGAAGGGCCACCGTTTCGGGAATGGCATGTGCCGCGGGAGGGGCCGCGACGAGGAGGCTGCCCACCGCGGCGAGTTGCGCCCAGGAGCGCCGGCGTCGAAGCCTGCGGGAGTTCATCTGATAGGACGCTACCATGGGCTGTGCGGCGCTCCAAGACGGAACTCTTTCCGCTTGTCGCCGCGCGATCCTCTCGGCTACGGTGCGGCCGTGCCGTCCCTCGACACGATCCTCGCGCCGCTCTCCTCGTTCATCCTGTCGACCATCTCCTCCTGGGGCTACGCGGGGGTCGTCGCCTGCATGACGATCGAGAGCGCCTGCATTCCGCTCCCCAGCGAGATCATCATGCCCTTCTCCGGCTACCTCGCCTCGACCGGGCGCTTCACGCTCTGGGGCGTCGCGCTTGCCGGCGGCGTGGGCAACGTCTTCGGCTCCGCGATCGCGTACGCCGCGGGCCGCTATGGCGGCCGGCCCCTGGCCGAGCGGCTGGCCCGCTGGCGGATCCTCCGCATGTCCGATTACGACAAGGGAAACGTCTGGCTCCAGCACCACGGCGTCGCCGTCGCCTTCTGGAGCCGCCTCCTTCCGATCGTGCGCACGTTCATCTCCTTCCCCGCCGGCGCCGCGCGCGTCCCCTTCGGGATCTTCTCCCTGTACACCTTCATCGGCTCGGTGATCTGGGCGCTGGCCCTGGCCTGGGTCGGGGTGATCCTCGGCGAGCACTGGCACGACATC
This DNA window, taken from Candidatus Binatia bacterium, encodes the following:
- a CDS encoding DedA family protein codes for the protein MPSLDTILAPLSSFILSTISSWGYAGVVACMTIESACIPLPSEIIMPFSGYLASTGRFTLWGVALAGGVGNVFGSAIAYAAGRYGGRPLAERLARWRILRMSDYDKGNVWLQHHGVAVAFWSRLLPIVRTFISFPAGAARVPFGIFSLYTFIGSVIWALALAWVGVILGEHWHDIRNVMRGFDLVIVAALLVLGVVWARHHFRSERGGTAPE